A single genomic interval of Mustela nigripes isolate SB6536 chromosome 7, MUSNIG.SB6536, whole genome shotgun sequence harbors:
- the LOC132022636 gene encoding cystatin-9-like, producing MLHLLFRWALPWAMLLLLLGSQFLVTHSWISQEDKDSYEQRDIELHFPATVEYALHIFNLQSKDSMAYRLVHILNSWKEQIEDILTFSMEIKLRRTECEKFDDDIDNCPFQESAELNNTITCFFTISTEPWRTKFVLRNKTCLEDFL from the exons ATGCTGCACTTGCTGTTCAggtgggctctgccctgggccatGCTCCTACTACTACTAGGTTCCCAGTTCCTGGTGACTCACAGCTGGATTTCCCAAGAGGATAAAGACAGTTATGAGCAAAGGGACATAGAACTTCATTTCCCTGCTACTGTGGAGTATGCCTTGCACATATTCAACCTACAGAGCAAGGACTCAATGGCCTACAGGTTGGTGCACATCCTGAATTCCTGGAAGGAACAG ATAGAAGACATTCTGACATTCTCCATGGAGATAAAGCTTCGCAGAACTGAATGTGAGAAATTTGATGATGATATTGACAACTGTCCCTTTCAAGAAAGCGCAGAGCTGAACAAT ACCATCACTTGTTTCTTCACCATCAGCACTGAGCCTTGGAGAACCAAGTTTGTACTCCGGAATAAGACCTGCTTGGAAGACTTCCTTTGA